In Chloroflexota bacterium, the genomic window CCTGGGGCAAGAAGTTATCCACATGTGGATACCCCTCCCCCATACCCCCTCCCCACTACTACTTATCAACATCCTCTAACTGTCACGGAGGCATCTGAACGCAATCAACGCGCCGAGGCGGTTGCTTTGCTACTGGAAAGGTGTTATACTTTAAATGATTTAGTGATTTGGTTCGCAGAAAAGTGGGTAAGACCCACTTTTCTTGTTGTCAGACGTCAAGTTGCTTTGGGCTCGGCCCCATTCTTGGCATTTGACTAGAACTGGAGGTCCTGGACAGCGATGAAAAGCGACTTTATCGCCGCCATCAATCAGGTGTGCAGCGAGAAGGGCTTGTCAAAGGATATAGTGCTGCGTGCCCTTGAGGCCGCCTTGGTCTCGGCTTACAAGCGCAACTTTGGTAGTGGAGGCAACCAGGGAGTCGAAGTTAAAGTTGATCCCCAATCGGGCATGGTAATGGTTTACAGGCACAAGCGCGTAGTGGAGGAGGTCAAAGATGACCGTTCCGAAATACATCTCACTGAGGCCCGGAATCTAAAGGAAGATGTCGGGATTGGGGATATCATCGCTGTAGAGAGCACGCCACAGAACTTTGGACGCATCGCGGCACAAACGGCCAAGCAAGTGATTCTCCAGCGGCTTCGAGAAGCCGAACGCGAGATGATCTACGAGGAGTATGCTGACCGTGAAGGCGATATCATCACCGGTGTGGTCAGCCGTATAGAGGGCAAAACGGTGGTCATCGATTTGGGCAAGATAGAGGCAGTTTTGCCCGTAACTGAGCAGGTGTCTATGGAAACTCACCGCATTGGGCAACGGCTGAAGGTGCTTATCGTTGAGGTACAGCGCTCAAATAAGGGACCTCAACTGGTGGTCTCCCGCAGTCATCGTGGCCTACTGAAGCGCCTGTTTGAGTTGGAGGTGCCTGAGGTTTATAACGGCGTCGTCGAAATTAAGTCGATTGCGCGTGAACCTGGGGCTCGTTCTAAGGTGGCCGTCGTGGCTCGTCAAGAGGGGATCGATCCAATCGGTTCCTGCGTCGGACCACGCGGGGTAAGAATTCAAAACATCGTCAGTGAGCTGAATGGCGAAAAGATAGATGTAGTGCAATGGCATGAGAACCCCAGTACATTTGTGGCTAATGCGCTCAGTCCGGCGCAGGTGATATCAGTGGATATCAATGAGGCTGATAAGACGGCCACAGTAATCGTGCCGGACCGTCAACTTTCACTGGCTATTGGCAAAGAGGGTCAGAACGCCAGGCTGGCGGCCAGGCTGACTGGTTGGAGGATTGATATCAAGTCGGCCTCCCCAGACCAACTCGCCGGCAAGTCGGAAAAGGGTGAGACGAGTGTAGACGAACTGCCGGTTGCGCCAGTCGAGATAGGAGAGGGGGATGGGTGAAGGGTATGTCCCTGCCCCTTAAAGCTGTGAAAAGACCGAAGGGATCACGTCCGAAGCATATACCTCAGCGAACCTGTGTTGCTTGTCAGCAAGTCAGGCCGAAACGCGAGCTGGTACGGGTCGTCCGTACACCCACTGGTCGTATTGAAGTGGATCCGACGGGTAAGAGGTCCGGGCGGGGTGCTTATCTTTGTCGAGCGAGGTCCTGTTGGGAACTATCATGGAAAAAAAGGAGCCTGGAGTACGTCTTACAAACCAAGATCAACCCGGAGGATAGGGCGCAGCTTGAGCAGTTTGTGAGCACTCTGCCAGAGGAAGAGCCATTGTCTGGTGGTCTAGAAGGGGGGATAGGATGAGGACACGAATGCGTACAGGCGGTGGAATGCGGCCAAGACCACCTCGACACCACACAAAAGGAGGAGGCCAGAAAAGGGTTGAGCCACTGCCTGCTGTTGTTTCTTCTGTTTCCCCAAAGGCTGAACACGGTGTTGTCGAATTGCCGGCCAGCCTAACGGTGAAAGAGTTGGCCGAATTGCTGGAGGTCACCCCGTCACAGGTAATCAAGGAGCTATTGAGTAATGGTGTTATTACCAGCATTAATCAAGTCATAGACTATGATACCGCGGCCATCGTTGCTCAGGGTTTGGGGTTTGAGACACGTGAGGCGGTTGTAGTACAGGCTGAGGAGGAAATCGTCAGTCGGGGATTGGCGCCGGTAACAAGGGGGGAGCTCGAGGAGAGAGCCCTTTTACAGCCTCGCCCAGCGGTAGTAACGATTATGGGCCATGTTGACCACGGTAAAACGAGTCTCCTTGACGCCATTCGGGAAACAGAGGTGACGGCCAGGGAGGTTGGCGGTATCACCCAACATATCGGTGCCTACCAGGTTGAAGTTCATGGGAAGAAGATAACCTTCCTGGATACGCCCGGACACGAAGCCTTCACAGCAATGCGAGCCCGAGGAGCACAGGTCACTGACCTAGCTGTGCTCGTAGTAGCGGCCGACGATGGTGTTATGCCCCAGACATTGGAGGCCATAGACCACGCTCGGGCGGCGAAGGTGCCAATCATAGTGGCCTTAAACAAGATTGACAAGCCTGAAGCTAATCCCCAGCGGGTCAAACAGCAGTTGGCCGATGCTGGACTGCTGATCGAGGAATGGGGTGGGGATGCTGTCTGTGTCCCCGTTTCGGCTAAGAAGAAGATGGGCATAGAGCATCTGTTGGAGATGGTCCTGTTGGTCGCCGAGATGGCCGAATTGAAGGCCAATCCAGATAGAGCGGCCAGGGGTGTCGTGATAGAAGCGAGGCTGGATAGAACACGCGGAGCAGTAGCGACGGTGTTGATTCAAGATGGGACGTTGAAGATTGGTGATAATGTGCTAATCGGCTCCATCTACGGTAAGGTGCGGGCCATGTTCAACGATAAAGGTAAGCGGGTGAAGAAGGCGGAATCGGCTACTCCTGTGGAGATCCTTGGTTTAACTGGTATCCCTCAGGCTGGTGATACGCTCGAGGTGGTGCACGATGAAAAGACCGCCCGAGCGATAGCTGCCGAACGAGCCCAGCAGAAAGAAGCGGTGACCACCACCCCGGCCCACCTGGTGAGCCTGGATGATTTGTTCGCTCAAATCCAGTCTGGGCGCATAAAAGAGCTCAACATAATACTCAAGACTGATGTGCAGGGCTCCATCGAGCCAATCAAGACGTCGCTGGAAGGACTTTCTACCGATAAAGTTAAGGTGAACATTATTCACCAAGGGGCAGGGAGCATCACCGAGTCCGACGTGTTGTTGGCTCAAGCCTCGAAGGCGATTATCATCGGTTTTAATACTCGTCCAGAGCCGGGGGCTAAACGGGCGGCGGAGGCGACGGGTGTTGATATTCGCTTCTACGACATCATTTATAACGTGATCGACGATGTGGGTAAGGCTTTGGCTGGGCTATTGGAGCCGACCTATACTCAGGTTATCGAGGGGCATGCTGAGGTACGGCAGCTCTTCCGGATAGGCAAGGGTCAAATTGTGGGTGGCTGTATGGTCACTGATGGGCAGGTAAGTCGAACGGCCCAATGCCGTGTCTTACGTGATGGCTCCGTAGTCTGCGAGGGAAGGATTGGTGGACTTCGTCGTTTCAAGGATGATGTGAAAGAGGTACAATCTGGCTTTGAGTGTGGGATTAGCATAGAAGGCTTCAACGACCTGCAGGTGGGCGATATCATTGAAAGTTTTAGAAGAGAAAGAACAAACTAGTTTCTGTTTGTACGGTAGGCAGAGATGACATCGCGACGTGTGGAACGAGTCAACGAACTAATCCGAGTAGAACTCAGCGAGATGATCAACCGGCAGATGAAGGATCCGCGTCTAATCGGCATGATCAGTGTTACAGAGGTACAGACGGCCCCCGATCTGCGCCATGCCAAGGTTTATATCAGTATAATGGGCACAGAGGAGGAACGTCAGTTATCCTTTAGCACCCTACAGAGGGCTACCGGCTTCTTTCGCCGAGAACTGGGGGAACGTTTATCTCTACGCCGTATACCGGAGCTGAGTCTGCACCTTGATGAGTCTCTTGAACGTGGCGATCGTATCTTAAGGCTATTGCGCGAGATTGGCCAGGACGTGGAGAATAAAGCGCCGTTGAGTAAGAAGAAGTGAACGCCGGTGAACTCATTCGTGACTCGAATCATATCACTGTTGTTTGCCACGTATCACCTGATGGCGATGCCATCGGGACGATGCTTGCCTTCGGTTTTGCTCTGGCCAAGCTGAATAAACAATGCCTTCTCATCTCTCCTGATCCTATTCCCCAGGCACTTAAGTTTCTTCCCGATATAGAGAAGGTCTCTTCGCTAGCGCGGAAGCTGCCGCTAACCGATCTAATCATCACCTTAGAGGTGGGAGAGCTCACTCGCCTAGGGGCGGTCTACACGGAGAATCAGGGACTCTTTCAGGCGGTGCCCATTCTAAATATAGATCATCACGTGACCAATGGCTTTTTTGGCACAGTCAACCTTGTTGATCCCAATGCCGCAGCCCTGGCAGAGCAAGCGTTCCTCCTCTTCCATGATTTGAATGTAGCTATAGATCTGCCGATAGCCACCTGTCTGCTGACCGCTGTAGTCACGGATACGCAGTGCTTTCGCACTCCCAATACAAGTGTGACGACGCTCAAAGTGGCCATCATACTGATGGAGACGGGTGCGTCGCTATCTTGGATCGTAAAGCAGGTTTATAAGACGTTTCCTTTATCAACACTCCATCTCTGGGGGATTGTTCTTAATAAAGTGCAGTGGCAGGGGAAGATTGTCTGGGCCAGCGTGCCGCTTGGGGCCATGCGGAAATCCGGGGCGACCTCCGATCAAATCGAGGGTCTGGTAGATTTGTTGGCTGCGGTGGAGAACAGCTCCGTGGCCATCCTCTTTCGGGAAACAGAATCTGGTACGGTGAGGGTTAGCCTGCGCTCCTCTGATGATCTTGATGTGTCCGAAGTTGCGGCCCACTTCAATGGGGGTGGACACAAGAGAGCGGCCGGCTTCTCGCAGCACGGCCGTTTGATAGAGATACAGCAATCCGTTATCGCCTATGTTGACGGCCTGTTATCTCGTGGCTAGATAAATGGATGGCATCTTCAACATTAATAAGCCCGCGGGGCTGACCTCTTTTGATGCTGTGGCGGCGGTCCGTCGTTTTTCTGGACAACGACGTGTTGGCCATGCCGGCACACTCGATCCGCTGGCGGAGGGGGTGCTACTTATTTGCCTGGGTAAGGCGACGCGGGTTGTCGAGTATCTAGCCAGGGCAAGGAAGATTTACTGTGCAGAAATCTACCTGGGCGTCAGCACCGATACTTTTGATGCGCTGGGGCGGGTAGTTGCGGTATGTGAAGTTGAGGTTGGCCAGGATGAGGTAGAGAAGGTGCTTCGTTCTTTGGTGGGAAAGCGGTGCCAAGTCCCGCCGATGTATTCGGCCATAAAGAGAGGCGGTGTGCCGCTATACAAATTGGCCCGAGCCGGGAAAGAGGTTGAGCGTGAACCTCGAGAAGTGGAGATCTATGCAATTAGACTAATCAATTGGCAACGTCCGTTGTTACGGATTGCATTAGAGTGCAGCAAAGGCACCTATGTGCGCTCCATCGCCCAGGAGATCGGGGAACGCTTAGGTTGTGGGGCGCATCTCAGCCATCTCTCGCGTTTGGCAGTGGGACATTTCACTATTGATGACTCTATCCCTTTAGCTGATTTGGAGGATGCGTTTTTGCAGGAATACTGGTCTAGTCTTATCTATCCCCTTGATGAAGGGCTTTTGGATCACGATGCTGTTATCCTCAGTGCGGAAAGCGAGAGGGTTGTTAAGAACGGTCGGCCCTGGGGGCCGAAATCAGGTCCCAGCAAAGGGCATTCCTATGATGAGATCGGACCCTGCCGGGCTTACACCGCTTCCGGTGAGATGATCGCTGTCTTAGAATTTGATCCGCGTGGGCAACATTGGCTATCGCAGAAGGTGTTTGTATAACGAGGTAGGATGGGTGCTTGATTTATTGGGGATGAGTTCGAATGACAAGGCGGTGGTGACCATTGGGGTCATGGATGGCGTGCATCTCGGTCACCAATATTTACTTGGGCAGGTGGTTAGCCGGGCAAGGAAGTTAGATTGTTCCTCAGCTGTGATCACCTTTGATCCTCATCCTCAAATCGTCCTCATGCCCGAAACGCACCAGGGCTATCTGACCAGCCTGGAAGAAAGGATCACCCTTATCAAAGAACAAGGGATCGACATCGTCGCCGTTTTACGTTTCGATAAAGAAGTAGCTAAAATGTCGGCTCAACGCTTTGTCCGCTTAGTGTGTCAGCACATTCATATGGTGGAGTTATGGGTAGGGCCGGACTTTGCCCTCGGCTATAAGCGGCGGGGGACGGTTGCGGCCCTGAGTCGTATAGGATCAAGGGCTGGCTTCACCGTTTGCACCGTACCACCGTTACTGGTTAAGGGGGAGGTAGTGAGCAGCACCCAGATTCGCCAGTTGGTGGCCTCCGGCGATGTTGTCGGTGCGGCTAAACTGCTTGGCCGCCCGCCAAGTATCATTGGCCAGGTGGGCGTCGGTATGAAGCGAGGTCAAACAATAGGCTACGCCACGGCCAACCTCTCTGTGAGTGGCGATCGCCTGATACCAGCTGAGGGAGTCTATGCTGCTCGCACTCTGTTGAATGAGCAGCAGTATGCGGCCGTGGTGAACATCGGCACGAGGCCAACCTTCGGTGAGCGTGACCGAACAGTCGAAGTACATCTGCTTGATTTCTCTGGTGACATCTATGGCCAAACCTTGAAAGTGGAATTCATTGAACGATTGCGTGATGAGATTCGTTTTGCCAATGCCGATTTACTGGCCGGTCAGATTCAGTTCGATGTGGCCAGGGCGCGAGGTTTACTGGGCCGGAGGGAGACGCAAAGTACAAGATGGACCTAGAAAGACTGTTGACGCGTGGCGTCGCTGAAACGATCGTGAAGGAAGAACTGTCGAGGAAGATAAGTTCAGGGCAGCCGTTACGCTTGAAGCAGGGATTTGATCCTACACGTCCCGATATTCATCTTGGCCACGCCGTTGGTCTACGCAAGCTGCGCCAATTTCAAAATCTGGGGCATCAGGTGATCCTTATTGTGGGAGACTGGACAGCCCAGATCGGTGATCCGAGTGGGCAATCGGCGACACGGCGTATGCTTTCTGCTGAAGAGGTACGGGCTAACGCCCAGGCGTATCTACAGCAATTCTTTAAGATCGTTGATTGCCAGCGTACTGAGGTGCGCTGGCAAAGTGAGTGGTATGATAAGTTCGGTTTGGCCGATGTAATCAAACTGACCAGTAAATTTACCGTGGCTCAGATGTTGGTGCGAGAAGACTTCGCCAAACGCTATGCGGCTGGCAGCCCCATCGCTATTACCGAGCTGCTCTACCCGTTGTTACAGGCTTACGACTCGGTAGCCATCCGCGCTGAGGTGGAGTTTGGGGGAATTGATCAAAAATTTAATATCCTGGCCGGACGCGAGTTACAACGACTGGT contains:
- a CDS encoding bifunctional oligoribonuclease/PAP phosphatase NrnA, producing the protein MNAGELIRDSNHITVVCHVSPDGDAIGTMLAFGFALAKLNKQCLLISPDPIPQALKFLPDIEKVSSLARKLPLTDLIITLEVGELTRLGAVYTENQGLFQAVPILNIDHHVTNGFFGTVNLVDPNAAALAEQAFLLFHDLNVAIDLPIATCLLTAVVTDTQCFRTPNTSVTTLKVAIILMETGASLSWIVKQVYKTFPLSTLHLWGIVLNKVQWQGKIVWASVPLGAMRKSGATSDQIEGLVDLLAAVENSSVAILFRETESGTVRVSLRSSDDLDVSEVAAHFNGGGHKRAAGFSQHGRLIEIQQSVIAYVDGLLSRG
- a CDS encoding YlxR family protein; the protein is MSLPLKAVKRPKGSRPKHIPQRTCVACQQVRPKRELVRVVRTPTGRIEVDPTGKRSGRGAYLCRARSCWELSWKKRSLEYVLQTKINPEDRAQLEQFVSTLPEEEPLSGGLEGGIG
- a CDS encoding bifunctional riboflavin kinase/FAD synthetase — its product is MLDLLGMSSNDKAVVTIGVMDGVHLGHQYLLGQVVSRARKLDCSSAVITFDPHPQIVLMPETHQGYLTSLEERITLIKEQGIDIVAVLRFDKEVAKMSAQRFVRLVCQHIHMVELWVGPDFALGYKRRGTVAALSRIGSRAGFTVCTVPPLLVKGEVVSSTQIRQLVASGDVVGAAKLLGRPPSIIGQVGVGMKRGQTIGYATANLSVSGDRLIPAEGVYAARTLLNEQQYAAVVNIGTRPTFGERDRTVEVHLLDFSGDIYGQTLKVEFIERLRDEIRFANADLLAGQIQFDVARARGLLGRRETQSTRWT
- the rbfA gene encoding 30S ribosome-binding factor RbfA gives rise to the protein MTSRRVERVNELIRVELSEMINRQMKDPRLIGMISVTEVQTAPDLRHAKVYISIMGTEEERQLSFSTLQRATGFFRRELGERLSLRRIPELSLHLDESLERGDRILRLLREIGQDVENKAPLSKKK
- the truB gene encoding tRNA pseudouridine(55) synthase TruB, whose protein sequence is MDGIFNINKPAGLTSFDAVAAVRRFSGQRRVGHAGTLDPLAEGVLLICLGKATRVVEYLARARKIYCAEIYLGVSTDTFDALGRVVAVCEVEVGQDEVEKVLRSLVGKRCQVPPMYSAIKRGGVPLYKLARAGKEVEREPREVEIYAIRLINWQRPLLRIALECSKGTYVRSIAQEIGERLGCGAHLSHLSRLAVGHFTIDDSIPLADLEDAFLQEYWSSLIYPLDEGLLDHDAVILSAESERVVKNGRPWGPKSGPSKGHSYDEIGPCRAYTASGEMIAVLEFDPRGQHWLSQKVFV
- the nusA gene encoding transcription termination factor NusA, whose protein sequence is MKSDFIAAINQVCSEKGLSKDIVLRALEAALVSAYKRNFGSGGNQGVEVKVDPQSGMVMVYRHKRVVEEVKDDRSEIHLTEARNLKEDVGIGDIIAVESTPQNFGRIAAQTAKQVILQRLREAEREMIYEEYADREGDIITGVVSRIEGKTVVIDLGKIEAVLPVTEQVSMETHRIGQRLKVLIVEVQRSNKGPQLVVSRSHRGLLKRLFELEVPEVYNGVVEIKSIAREPGARSKVAVVARQEGIDPIGSCVGPRGVRIQNIVSELNGEKIDVVQWHENPSTFVANALSPAQVISVDINEADKTATVIVPDRQLSLAIGKEGQNARLAARLTGWRIDIKSASPDQLAGKSEKGETSVDELPVAPVEIGEGDG
- the tyrS gene encoding tyrosine--tRNA ligase, which produces MDLERLLTRGVAETIVKEELSRKISSGQPLRLKQGFDPTRPDIHLGHAVGLRKLRQFQNLGHQVILIVGDWTAQIGDPSGQSATRRMLSAEEVRANAQAYLQQFFKIVDCQRTEVRWQSEWYDKFGLADVIKLTSKFTVAQMLVREDFAKRYAAGSPIAITELLYPLLQAYDSVAIRAEVEFGGIDQKFNILAGRELQRLVGQEPQQVVLVPLLVGTDGVNAMSQSRGNYIGITEPADQMYGKVMSLPDHVMMDYFEWVTDVPDEELAEMKEALLKDKVNPRDIKMRLAREIVSQFHSYEAALEAEEEFKRVFQQRQLPSEMPTLYLDRARYGVDAVPITTVMLETGLVKSRSEAKRMIVQGGVRLDGRLIMEEGQLVVIENGAILRVGKRRFVRLAFKD